ctGCAGAGCAAATGTGCAGGTTTTAGGCTTTTTCCCTCAGGAActtgttttataattattattattttgtttaggGAAGGAGTTATGTTTAACAATGACTGTTAAACACAATAACCTTATTTTTGGGGCATGGTAGAAAAAGTTTTGGAACCACTGGTTTAAAGTGtgtattttctgtttgtatCGTGTATATTTTCTGGGTGCGAACACTAGAGGGAGATGTGGCTCTGAACCAGACTCGGCTCATGTCTGGTCGCACGGTGATGTCGTCACTGACTCCGCGCCTGTGCTCAGTCTGCATGCAGTGACTTCAGCTAAATCAGCAGCTTCTATATTTggtaaaaaacattaaatatcgctgaatagttttaatcgACCGTTGGGATGGCAGAGGCGATACAAAGGAAACTACAGTCTGAACTGGAGAAATACCAACAGATGCAGAAAGGTATGTGACTGTAAATGATGTGAAGGTGCGGACAGACACCGTTCAGTTCAAACAGAAAACAGCAGCTGGTTTAGTTCCAACATAAATAACAGTGAACAATCAAGTTTATCAAAAAGGTGAGGATTGTAACAATCAAAAATACCAGATTACAGTCTGTTGTTGCTAAATTGTATGTTGTTATTCGCTGAGCAGTGAGATTAATCCTCCCGTTAATAATGTTATTGTGTCAAAGTATTAAAGATCAGTCgcagtttattatttttttcctgcagtatgcaaatttaattaaatcatAGGCTACATCATCAACAGGCGTGTTTCAAAACTTTTTTGGTTAGAAATGTAGCCCAAGCGCCCAGGTCATGAATGGTCTTTTTGTTAGTTATAGATCAGTAAGAAAAGTAAAAACTATAAAATAATCACTAAAATCACCATCAAATACCTGGACATTCttttatataatgtaaataaagcgGAAGCATACCAAAAACTGACAGGTTTCCTCAAATTTCTGTAGAAATATCTTTCAGTGTGAAGTTTATGATTCATTGTAGAAAAAAATAACTCGGATTTCTTTACTGTGGTGTTAATAGTAACCAGGCGACACAGTgtcttcatccatccattatctgtaacccttatccagttcagggtcgcggtgggtctagagcctacctggaatcactgagcgcaaggcgggaatacaccctggagggggcgccagtcctttacagggcaacacacacagtcacacctacggacacttttgagtcaccaatccacctaccaacgtgtgtttttggactctgggaggaaacccacgcaaacacagggagaacacaccacactcctcacagacagtcacccggaggaaacccacacagacacagggagaacacaccaaactcctcacagacagtcacccggaggtccctggagctgtgtgactgcgacactacctgctgtgccactgtgccgccccacaaTGTGTCTTTACATAGCTAAATATAGCTGTTTAAATTTCTGTACAAAACCACCACTTTGCTTCCATGCATTGGttataacaatgatatgaaataaaacacattgtgAAAAGACACATTTCACCacttaatattttcattatgcattaataaaaataaatctgtggAAATCCACTTTTAATGAGTTTTTCTTAGATGGAAATAACAGGAACCAAATGGGAAGTGACCAGATTCAAAGTTAATGATTCAAAATGTATGTTTGTCCTGCAGGATTCTATTGTAATTATagtaatgattattattttttccctcTAAGAATCTTGtcttacaaacatttaaagCCTCATGTGAATTCTTAGACACTCCTTGACTGATTACAATACATGTCTTCACACTACAAAGAGAAGGAAACTATATGTAATGATGGTCTCTTGCATACTTTACTACAGATGTCAATAAAAGCATGTCAGCGCGACAGAAACTTGAAGCTCAGCTTACGGAAAATAACATAGTTAAAGAGGTAAGCTCATGCAATTTTTCATGCTTCATGCTTACGTTAAAAcctttttcacatttattttctaatcTGATTTGAATATTTCCATGTTGCAAATGCAAACGGCAGAAAATCTAAATTCCACACCTGTCTGAACAATGCTCTAGTGTCTTGTGCATTACTGTATAAAAGCAGTAATGTGTGAAATGTTGCtgatatattgaaatattaatgCCTTAACGATTATGATGTTAACCCCAAAAATACCATGAATATCTGCAGGAGCTGGATTTGTTGGACAGCCAGAATACAGTTTACAAACTTATTGGACCAGTACTGGTCAAACAAGATCTAGAAGAAGCCAAGGCAACAGTCGGCAAAAGGCTGGAGTATATCAACGGGGAAATGTAAGTGTGAATATTTTTGAAATACTGCAATCTCAGACAGATTAACTTTCTTCTAATGTGGGCATTGTGAGATAAACTGTTTAAGatttataatttacatttattattgtgtatcgtttatttatttaagtgctATGAATACATTTGCTCTTTGTTTTCAGCCAACGCTATGAAACATTActgaaagagatggagagaaaatccGAACAGCATCGTGAAGTCCTGGCCGGTCTCCAGCAGGAATTCCAGCGTGCCCAGGGCCTAGCTGCTGGAAAAGCTCAATAATTATGTCTGTACCAACTATGTCTGGCTCTATCACTTCACCTTGCTTTACAGACTGACTTCATGCATATTCATCACTTATCTACAAGTAATGATTGAGTTTTTGTTGCCAATGTTGTGAATAAATTTTGTTTACTTACACTGGGCCTTCAGTCACTCcgtgtattttaatatttatattgtataatattttcatttttaagagtatCAAACCAAATAGAGATtgacactgttttgtttttttttattcgtgGTCCTGTATGTAATGAagatttatgtttgtttgttatttttaaacttgCATTGCTCTTGCACCTCATCTGGTTGTGTCATGAATattaaacagaacaaaataGGGCTGCTATTGCTTAATTATGTTTTAATCATTCTTGAACAGGAGCCGTTTCACAAAGTAGCACAGTGTGAAAAAAGTCTGAACTGAAACAGAAACCTCAGATGAACCATGAATATTTACTCCTTTTTGAGAGGAAATCTATTCCTTCAGTTCTTGTCATTGGACTCTGTTTTGTGGAGCAGCAGCAGGCCTCGTGTCTTTCTGGCAGAAAAAGTGATTTTGTTTGGCCGTGagaaacatttacaaatatgtCACCCTTCTTCGTCTGACGTTTCCAGAATGGGTTTTAGCCACAATTTTTCATACTGACAGACATTGTGCTCCCTTGAGATACGTGATCTCATGCTAGTTGATTTCAGATAGATTAGACAATGCCAACAGAGTCAATGGTCTTTTGACAAGAAAATTAATGCGTTTTCTCTGCAGAACAAGATCTCAAAATATCTGGGACCCCAGCAGCCTGAAATCAGCTAGTGGTAGTGTTTCTCAGGAAAACAATGTGGGTACAAATTTCTAAATTTGATGCATTGACATGTCTCAGCAAAATGATTTAAATGGACAGCAATATAGGGAACCTCTGCAAAAGATATTTGCCGTAAACAGCACAAGACtggaacattttgtaaaataatttaaaaggcGATTTCAAGATGGTGATTGCTATGTTAACAATTGTGAACATAGTGTGCTAATACTTATTTTtaggcttttttatttttaataaaattaacagttttttttttataaatacccTTATGTAACAGTtaccacaaaaaaacaaaagagtgagagaaatgtttaatcaaaacaaaaacatcctttaacttatttgtacaccttatACATGGTTATAGACACAACCTGGCGACACATGACAAGTACCAGACATCGGttgttatccagttcagggtcgcggcctAACAGGAagcactgggcgcaaggtgggaacgcACCCCTCaggggggcgccattccttcatagggcaacaggcacaatcacacctaccaacgtgggttttggaccgtggaaggaaacccacgcagacacggggagaacactccaaactcctcacagacagtcacccggaggaaacccacacagacacagggagaatacaccacacctcacagacaatcacccggaggaaacccacgcaaacacagggagaacacaccacactcctcacagacagtcacccggaggaaacccacgcagacacggggagaacacaccacactcctcccagacagtcacccggaggaaacccacgcagacacggggagaacacaccacactcctcccagacagtcacccggaggaaacccacgcagacacggggagaacacaccacactcctcccagacagtcacccggaggaaatccacgcagacacggggagaacacaccacactcctcactgacagtcacccggagcgggacttgaacccacgatctacaggtccctggagctgtgtgactgcgactctacctgctgcagcacGGTGACGCCCCAGTCGACTCCCATATTGTTATACACCCCATGCAGCAGTGGTGTAACCACGTGTGTGGACGACTTTGTGTTTCTCTAATGACGGAGGCAGGCGAGCGACACAAGGCGCAGATGTTCACCGACCAAAGGCATTCAGAGTGTCCatatatgtgggtgtgtgtttgcgcTCTGTTGCCCTCCTCCTCCCACACGCAGCAGTCCATTACAGGCAGAATGAAAAACTGATGAGGCAACATACGCGCGCATTGTGGACTCTCACCTCCAATAAATGTCCCGCGGAGGGGGGCTTGTCCCCCTTCATTTCCCACCCGCAGAGGCTTAAAcccaaatgaataaaaagtatttaaaagaACAGCGCGGGCTTTTCCTCTTTTGAGAAGGGAGGGACACACGTCTTTTAGATCAGTGCTCGGTCAGAGCAGTCACAGCTCAGTCCTCAGCTGGAGAGAAGCCTTTAAAACGATTAACCATTCATGAGAGCACTCATCTAATGAAATACAaatgcagaaatataactaCTGTTCTGCTTTATACTGCCTTTTCTGTCGCAATAGATCTGCAACTGACCTGTAGTGCGTTAATTTTGGGTTCTGACATTAAGTGGTGTTCCAGTTTTTAGTTCACTGCAATAAAGAAATCACAACCGATGTATCATAAGGATAgcggatacccataatgcactgcgtGTAATACAGAGCTTATAAACTACAACAGCCGATCCCAGAAGAATATTTTTACCCCAATATTCATGAagttacccagtaaacatttagccgttgattcaacgttgaaataacgtaacgtctaatcaacgttctcttaaggttgaagtTGTAGTTGtacaaaatgtaaagaaaaacaaaatgcaatgacgGGCAAATCATTAAAAgtctttatttaactgaaaaaaagtacaaatattAGATATTGAGTGTTAAACTaagacattttatatttttggaaaAACACATTCTTATTTTGAATATTATACCATTAACATGTTCCAAATAGTTGGGACAGAGCAAAGAAACTCAAATAAACCTGTGTAAATATAAGAAGAATAGAGATcacagaggaagggagagagtaaaaagagaagagacgtgAGCAGAGAAAAGATAGAACAAGAGAGAAGAGTGAatagggcagagagagagagcaaagaaaataaaagtgcaacTAGAGCTAGAGAAAATGAGAGTAGGGAGTGATAATCAATTTCATCAAATGTTTATAATCGCAAATCTGTCAGATTGAATACAGCTGAAGCAAAGATTAAAGCTTGAACATATTTGAAAATGATTATGAACACAACAGAGTACATCTCCTTGCCCCCAGACCATGTCAAACTCAGGACTCACCGCCTGTGACATTCACACCCCATTCCTTCCAGGATTCTCTCTTCTTCTGAAAGTGTGGTAGCGAAGGTTTCTGTGCACCTCCTCGCATCCAACTTCATTCCACCTTTTCCAGGAGTCCACTCTGGATGTGTGTGAATTCTGTGACATTAACAGTGCTGTCTTTCATGTCTCTCCACCCAGAGTCAACTTGCCAAAGCCAGCTGCAAAGAACCTCAGGTCCTCAGGTTTGGTGACCATGCTGATTTGAGCTTGACCTCCATGTTACGGCAGATGGTCCTCTTTCACCCAGGGTCCTACTTCaaagcctccttcttctacTCAAGGAGCTTCCAAGCTTTAACAACTGTGATTTAAATCTGTAAGGCCAGTCAGTTGAAGTTCCTCAGTGTTCATGAGGAAGAACCAATAGTCTGGCCCCATGCCACCTGCTGTCCTCAGAAGGACAAGTGCTAGTGCTCTCCACTCTACATCCTCAGGGTAATGCAGCCACTGAGGAGCCTACAGCTTGAATGCTGCCATCCTGCTTTCAAGTTCTACCAGACCCTGTTAATTATGTAGGTGTTGTACAGCAGCTCTTAGCCAGTGATGTTTAGACCAGAAAACAATCCACCAGTCTACTTTGGATCTCTGGCAGTAGACCATTAGGAACATTCACCACCATCAATCAGTGCCACATAATGTTTATAATCAGCACCCTCCCTCTGTATGACATCTATGGGAGCAGCCACTACCACTTTACCAGTCTATTAATTTATTGCAAGGCAGCTTTCCAGTTCTACTTATCCACATACTCCAGGCCTAGGCAGGCGTCCAACATCTTCAGCCCTTGTCTGTCCCACACTAAGCCCCATGATGTATATacccacaccacaccacaaggCCCCAGTTGGTCCAGCGattgacagaaaaaaacatcagctCCCTTCCTATCCATTAAATAGTATCTGCCACCTCTTTCTGTAAATGACGAAGGCTAAATAGCAAAGTTATAAAGGTGACCTTACAAGGAGCACCCTGTCTAATACTCTTAACCAGAACAGGTCGACTTAATCCAGCTCCCATCATAATATAAGGCAAAGCAGACTGGAATATAACTGGAAATAATCAATGAACTGCTCCCCAAACCCAGAACTAGTCAAGGCCTCAAACACATATTAGTGATCAACACAATCAAAGGTAGTCTGGTCCAAGGAGATTAGCCCAAAGTCTATATCAGAAAGCTTTAAAGTTCCAATATGTTTTGTAATTGAGCATCCTGGTACACTGTAAAACTGGCTTGTATGTGCAATGGATGCCAAATGGGATTGAAGTATtgataataaatatgtaatgttTGATATaggtgcggcacggtggtgaagcaggtagtgtcgcagtcacacagctccaggggcctggaggttgtgggttcgattcccgctccgggtgactgttaggagttggtgtgttctccccgtgtccacgtgggtttcctccgggtgctctggtttcctcccacagtccaaaaaaaacacacgttgcaggtggattggcgactcgaaagtgtccgtaggtgtgtgaatgtgtctgtgttgccctgtgaaggactggcgccccctccagggtgtattcccgccttgcgcccaatgattccaggtaggctctggaccccccacgaccctaaattggataagcagttacagataatggatggatgtttgatATTGATgctttttatctttattttatttattttgcactgGCATCTTCTcctatagggcggcacggtggcgcagcaggtagtgtcgcagtcacacagctccagggacctggaggttgtgggttcaattcccgctccgggtgactgtctgtgaggagtttgtgtgttctccctgtgtctgcgtgggtttcctccgggtgctccggtttcctctcacagtccaaaaacacacgttggtaggtggattggcgactcaaaagtgtccgtaggtgtaggtgtaggtgtgagtgtgtgtgtgtctgtgttggcctgtgaaggactggtgccccctccagggtgtattcctgccttgtgcccaatgattccaggtaggctctggacccaccgctaccctgaattggataagcgcttacagagaatgaatgaatgaatgaatgaatcttctCCTATTGCCCACCCAATCTGCAGCCTCAGGAGTATCAGGACAAAACTTGGCCCCCTAAATAGCTTTAACAAATACCACAAAGGATGCTGTGTGGGGGAGGTACTCCCTTCTTTACGTTTGTAGGGTTACAAGTCATGTGTGAATTTGTGGAGGAGAGATGCTGCATCAGTggaaaaagaggacatattgtaaaatgctattaaaaacaataatctgtcatttttttctcaTCTCATTTTTACCCCACGTAATCTATTTCACAGTCACggctgattcattcattcactgtctgcaaccacttattcagttaagggtcgcagtggatctggagcctacccggaatcactggccgcaagacgggaacacaccctggacgggtgccagtccttcacagggcgtcacacattcactcacacctagggacactttttttgagtcgccaatcctcccaccaacatgtgtttttggactgtgggagggaaccggagcatggctgattgtgttttgtaaatatatctaACATTTAGAATGGAAATGCAGAGTCAAATTATTGCAGCGTTGCAGGTGGAATTTTAGCCTTTTCTGGCTTGGTATAAGACTTAAGCTGCTAAACAAATGTGGTCCCCAGACCTGGACTGCAGACACCCCAGTGAACAACACACAATCTGTGTCTGTGAAGCCACATTATTGTAGAACATAGAGAATGAGGCTTGGCATTGTCAAGCGGAACTTAACATGGGCATTCAAGGAAAAGATGTTGCCTTATCTCTCTAAAATCCCACTCTATAAGGGTTGGTTGTTcatgaaaaaaacacaaaaaaataaaaaataaataaaaaactcatggcagcacggtggcgcagcaggtagtgtcgcagtcacacagctccagggacctggaggttgtcggttcaattcctgctccaggtgactgtctgcgaggagttttttgtgttctccctgtgttcgcgtgggtttcctccgggtgactgtctgtgagcagtgtggtgtgttcaccctgtgtctgcgtgggtttcctccgggtgctccggtttcctcccacagtccaaaaaacacacattggtaggtggattggtgactcaaaagtgtccgtaggtgtgaatgtgtgtgagtgaatgtgtgtgttgccctgtgaaggactggcgccccctccagggtgtattcccgccttgtgcccaatgactccaggtaggctctggacccaccgcgaccctgaactggataaaggttacagataatgaatgaatgaatgaataaaaaactcCTCATCATTTCAGACCTCTGAACTCTGTGAAATGTCTCCATTAAATTGATGTATGCGTTCCTTGTAGTGTATCACAACCTAAATGACGGTGGCTTCTTGTAGTATTCCAGATCACATGAATGCAATCTCTGAGGTCTTGAAGGTCACATATCTAACAGTGGTTTCTGACCTTACACTATAATCACCTTTTTGTAGTGTAATGCTTCAAATCTGTGTAACCAACAGTGTAAGAACCAACAGGTACACCAGGGTGATGGCCTTGGCACAGTCTGCTCAAATATTCCCAGTATAGCCTCCTTGtcaaggaaaggaaaaaaatagtCTCCATAATTTACACCACTATTGTTAGCCATGTATCATCCTGTTCCTATGGGCCACCACAAAGCAGGCATTATTTTGAGTAGTGGGTTATTATCAGCACTACATTGATACCTGAGTGGTGGTGGCATTGTGCATAAGAATAATTTCCCCAACCAAAGCTTTCCAGGCAAAATATCCCGTGACCACTGATGAAACACTAGACCTTGACCAACACCAACATCTACAAGTTGGACCAACACGGTAGGTGTTTCCAGTGAgagggcacagtgtttaaaactcgaacagcactgctgtatctgatccccTTTTACCTCTTAGTTTAAATATCCATCCAAAGACGTGTGCTTGTAACGACACGCCAGAAACAAATGGCCTCAAACTGCATTTGCTGCACTGAGTAAGGTAAACATTCAGCACAAGGATAAAGCAGAGGTCAGGAGAGGGAGAGGTGACTGCTTAACTGAGAAACTGCACACGTTGTTGTGTGTTTTACGAACAAATGTATGAAAAGAGAATTAACAAACTTTCATGAGAACTGAATTCTGGGTTGTATCCCACGACTACCACAGAAGCAAACACGACAGCTTGTTTCATACGCCCTTAAAGTAAATTTTCAATGGTTAATCAACAAAATTGATATGGAATATAAAGACATATGCAATAGTTTGGGAGTCCTAGTTTAAATAACATC
This region of Hoplias malabaricus isolate fHopMal1 chromosome 17, fHopMal1.hap1, whole genome shotgun sequence genomic DNA includes:
- the pfdn6 gene encoding prefoldin subunit 6 codes for the protein MAEAIQRKLQSELEKYQQMQKDVNKSMSARQKLEAQLTENNIVKEELDLLDSQNTVYKLIGPVLVKQDLEEAKATVGKRLEYINGEIQRYETLLKEMERKSEQHREVLAGLQQEFQRAQGLAAGKAQ